A region from the Curtobacterium sp. MCBA15_012 genome encodes:
- the moaC gene encoding cyclic pyranopterin monophosphate synthase MoaC, translating to MVDVSDKDVTARSATATATLVTRDDVVRRIIDGSLPKGEVIGTARIAAIMAVKKTSDLVPLCHPLPIAGVEVDITGEGDHVRIEVSVRTTSRTGVEMEALTGASVAALTVYDMVKAVDRAAVITEVRVLEKHGGRSGDWSAR from the coding sequence ATGGTCGACGTTTCCGACAAGGACGTCACCGCGCGCTCGGCGACGGCGACGGCGACGCTGGTCACCCGGGACGACGTCGTCCGGCGGATCATCGACGGCTCGCTGCCCAAGGGCGAGGTAATCGGCACCGCGCGCATCGCGGCGATCATGGCCGTCAAGAAGACCTCCGACCTGGTCCCGCTCTGCCACCCGCTGCCCATCGCCGGCGTCGAGGTCGACATCACGGGCGAGGGCGACCACGTCCGGATCGAGGTGTCCGTGCGCACGACCTCGCGCACGGGCGTCGAGATGGAGGCGCTGACCGGTGCGAGCGTCGCGGCGCTGACGGTCTACGACATGGTGAAGGCCGTCGACCGTGCGGCCGTGATCACGGAGGTCCGCGTGCTCGAGAAGCACGGTGGACGCTCCGGGGACTGGAGCGCCCGATGA